Proteins from a single region of Magnetospirillum sp. 15-1:
- a CDS encoding AAA family ATPase yields MSKRKSVAHPAPLPAAALYRVCDPDQFDFATTADLPDEPDGPGPALGQERAVEAIRFAIGMRHRGFNLFALGEEGTGRRNLILGHLREAAAVRPPSDDWVYVENFAEAARPKALRLPAGRARVLERGMAHLVEELGHALPAAFEAEDYRARRQMVETEAKQQREAAFSAIQEDAEAHGILMVRTPGGLGLAPSKGDEVLPPDEFKQLPDEVQNRLRAEMERLQERLETAIKQVPRWDRDMRARLRELEHEAVGHAIAHLMDDLKGDWADLPEVLAYLDDVAADVALNAQDFLPESEDSERRDGRPRGPDGRFRRYRVNVLVCREGETGAPVVMETYPTQPNIIGRVEHIAQYGTLITDFNLIKAGCLHRANGGYLVMDALKLLMHPFAWEDLKRALRGREIRIESPGQAMGLISTLSLEPQPIPLDLKVVLVGDPMLYYLLSHNDPEFGELFKVSADFDWRMERSRDNTSLLARSVAILVRKEGLRPLDRGAVARIVEHASREVGDSTRLSTHMASLADLVREADYWAGEEGAAVVAAGHVERAVTASIRRLDRVRDNVQEEMLAGTVHIATKGEVVGQINGLAVLELGRFSFGRPTRVTARVRFGKGDVVDIEREVLLGGPLHGKGVMILSSFLAARYATELPLALSATLVFEQSYGGIEGDSASSTELYALLSALSDLPIRQSLAVTGSIDQFGRIQAIGGVNEKIEGFFDLCRARGLDGSHGVLIPADNVPHLMLRKDVVEAAAAGLFSIYPVETVDQGMALLTGHPAGERDDEGKFPPGSVNRRVAARLGAFMRRAEDLAVPRPINGMGRNGAGG; encoded by the coding sequence GTGAGCAAACGCAAATCTGTTGCCCATCCCGCCCCGCTGCCTGCCGCCGCCCTGTACCGGGTGTGCGATCCGGATCAGTTCGACTTCGCCACCACGGCCGATCTTCCCGACGAGCCGGATGGACCGGGGCCGGCGCTGGGGCAGGAGCGGGCGGTCGAGGCCATCCGCTTCGCCATCGGCATGCGCCATCGCGGCTTCAACCTGTTCGCCCTGGGCGAGGAGGGGACCGGGCGGCGCAACCTGATCCTCGGGCACCTGCGCGAGGCCGCCGCCGTCCGTCCGCCGTCGGACGACTGGGTCTATGTGGAGAATTTCGCGGAAGCCGCGCGACCAAAGGCGTTGCGCCTGCCGGCCGGCCGGGCTCGGGTGCTGGAACGCGGCATGGCCCATCTGGTGGAGGAGCTTGGCCACGCCCTGCCCGCCGCCTTCGAGGCCGAGGATTATCGGGCGCGGCGCCAGATGGTGGAGACCGAGGCCAAGCAGCAGCGCGAGGCGGCTTTCTCCGCCATCCAGGAGGACGCCGAGGCGCATGGCATCCTCATGGTCCGCACGCCGGGAGGGCTGGGTCTGGCGCCCTCCAAGGGTGACGAGGTGTTGCCGCCCGACGAGTTCAAGCAACTGCCCGACGAGGTCCAGAACCGCCTGCGGGCCGAAATGGAGCGATTGCAGGAGCGCCTGGAGACCGCCATCAAGCAGGTGCCGCGTTGGGATCGCGACATGCGGGCCCGGCTGCGCGAGCTGGAGCACGAGGCGGTCGGTCACGCTATCGCCCATCTGATGGACGATCTCAAGGGCGACTGGGCGGACCTGCCCGAGGTACTGGCCTATCTGGACGACGTGGCGGCCGACGTGGCGCTCAACGCCCAGGACTTCCTGCCCGAGAGCGAGGATTCCGAACGTCGCGACGGCCGCCCGCGTGGTCCCGACGGCCGTTTCCGCCGCTACCGGGTCAACGTGCTGGTCTGCCGCGAGGGCGAGACCGGCGCTCCGGTGGTGATGGAGACCTATCCCACCCAGCCCAACATCATCGGCCGGGTCGAGCATATCGCCCAGTACGGCACCCTGATCACCGATTTCAACCTGATCAAGGCGGGGTGCCTGCACCGGGCCAATGGCGGCTATCTGGTGATGGACGCCCTGAAGCTGCTGATGCATCCCTTCGCCTGGGAGGATCTGAAGCGCGCCCTGCGCGGCCGCGAAATCCGTATCGAGTCCCCCGGCCAGGCCATGGGGCTGATCAGCACCCTGTCGCTGGAGCCCCAGCCCATTCCGCTCGACCTCAAGGTGGTGCTGGTCGGTGACCCCATGCTGTATTACCTGCTCAGCCATAACGACCCGGAATTCGGCGAACTGTTCAAGGTCTCGGCCGATTTCGACTGGCGCATGGAACGGAGCCGGGACAACACTTCCCTGCTGGCCCGTTCGGTGGCGATCCTGGTCCGCAAGGAGGGGCTGCGGCCGCTCGATCGCGGCGCCGTGGCCCGTATCGTCGAGCACGCCTCGCGCGAGGTGGGCGATTCCACCCGGCTGTCCACCCACATGGCCAGTCTGGCCGATCTGGTGCGCGAGGCCGATTACTGGGCGGGAGAAGAGGGCGCCGCCGTGGTGGCGGCCGGGCATGTGGAACGGGCGGTGACCGCCTCGATCCGCCGCCTTGACCGGGTGCGCGACAACGTCCAGGAGGAGATGCTGGCCGGAACCGTCCACATCGCCACCAAGGGCGAGGTGGTGGGCCAGATCAACGGGCTGGCGGTGCTGGAACTGGGGCGTTTTTCCTTCGGGCGCCCCACGAGGGTGACGGCGCGGGTGCGCTTCGGCAAGGGCGACGTGGTGGACATCGAGCGCGAGGTCCTGCTGGGCGGCCCCCTGCACGGCAAGGGGGTGATGATCCTGTCGTCGTTCCTGGCGGCACGCTATGCCACCGAACTGCCGCTGGCCCTGTCGGCCACCCTGGTGTTCGAGCAATCCTATGGCGGTATCGAGGGCGATTCCGCCTCGTCCACCGAACTCTATGCCCTGCTGTCCGCCCTGTCCGATCTGCCCATCCGCCAGAGTCTGGCGGTCACCGGCTCCATCGACCAGTTCGGGCGTATCCAGGCCATCGGCGGGGTCAACGAGAAGATCGAGGGCTTCTTCGACCTGTGCCGCGCCCGGGGACTGGACGGCAGCCACGGCGTGCTGATACCCGCCGACAACGTGCCGCATCTGATGCTGCGCAAGGATGTGGTCGAGGCTGCCGCCGCCGGCCTGTTCTCCATCTATCCGGTGGAGACTGTGGACCAGGGTATGGCGCTGCTGACCGGGCATCCGGCCGGCGAGCGCGACGACGAGGGCAAGTTCCCGCCGGGCTCCGTCAACCGCCGGGTGGCGGCGCGGCTGGGCGCCTTCATGCGCCGGGCCGAGGATCTGGCGGTGCCGCGTCCCATCAACGGCATGGGGCGCAACGGAGCCGGCGGGTGA
- a CDS encoding extracellular solute-binding protein → MLRRLLLLAVVLLASFDAAASELRVLTRSFYLSPELLRKFERETGITVSLTVVADHDQVIDRLRGAKSGFDIAFSPDYHVSGLIKGGLIERVLADRLNGFWNVEDPWRSRSFDPRNEYTIPHQWGTTAFAVDTSIHRGDIDSLRLLFEPPPEIDGHIGLLDEGDMVQLALIYLGEARCTADEGKLEKAARLLEPLLARNRLVATERVTAALADPSIVLAVTWNGDAMRAREKRPSLAYAYPREGNLVWTDVVVVPRNPPNRANAMKFLTFMLKPENAALDSNFNGYATMIRGSEGFLIPTVLAAPEMVAPWPAKVGFLPSCGDAVQHRHEAVWEEVKTRAKRPSAGK, encoded by the coding sequence ATGCTGCGCCGGCTGCTGCTGCTCGCCGTCGTGCTGCTGGCGTCGTTCGACGCGGCGGCCAGCGAGCTGCGGGTGCTGACCCGGTCCTTCTACCTGTCGCCGGAATTGCTGCGCAAGTTCGAGCGCGAGACCGGGATCACCGTCTCCCTGACGGTGGTCGCCGACCACGATCAGGTGATCGATCGCCTGCGGGGCGCCAAGTCGGGCTTCGACATCGCCTTTTCCCCCGACTATCACGTGAGCGGACTGATCAAGGGCGGGCTGATCGAGCGGGTGCTGGCCGACCGCCTCAACGGCTTCTGGAACGTCGAGGACCCCTGGCGGTCGCGCTCGTTCGATCCGCGCAACGAGTACACCATCCCCCATCAATGGGGGACCACGGCATTCGCCGTGGATACCTCCATCCATCGCGGCGACATCGATTCGCTCCGTCTGCTGTTCGAACCACCGCCGGAGATCGACGGGCATATCGGCCTGCTGGACGAAGGCGACATGGTCCAGCTGGCGCTGATCTATCTGGGCGAGGCGCGCTGCACCGCCGACGAGGGCAAGCTGGAAAAGGCCGCCCGCCTGCTCGAGCCGCTGCTGGCCCGCAACCGGCTGGTGGCGACGGAACGGGTGACGGCGGCCCTGGCCGACCCCTCCATCGTGCTGGCGGTCACTTGGAACGGCGACGCCATGCGGGCCAGGGAAAAGCGTCCCAGTCTGGCCTATGCCTATCCGCGCGAGGGCAATCTGGTGTGGACCGATGTGGTGGTGGTGCCGCGCAATCCCCCCAACCGGGCCAATGCCATGAAGTTCCTGACCTTCATGCTGAAGCCCGAGAACGCGGCGCTGGATTCCAACTTCAACGGCTATGCCACCATGATTCGCGGCAGCGAGGGGTTTCTGATCCCCACGGTGCTGGCCGCGCCGGAAATGGTGGCCCCCTGGCCGGCCAAGGTCGGCTTCCTGCCGTCGTGCGGCGACGCTGTCCAGCATCGCCACGAAGCGGTCTGGGAAGAGGTCAAGACGCGGGCGAAGCGGCCCTCGGCCGGAAAGTGA